The proteins below come from a single Burkholderia humptydooensis genomic window:
- a CDS encoding NINE protein produces the protein MSSSTSTPPRFRSKTLTALLAFLLGSLGAHRFYLYGWKDLAGWAHLLATIVGIPGFLLLAASGRAAALGWWLAAPGAISLLAAFLAALVYGLRADDKWDAQFNAATGRQSRSGWGVVFVVIFSLLIGAFLLMTGLALAFQTYFESQVEAARQISQ, from the coding sequence ACGCTCACCGCACTGCTCGCTTTCCTGCTCGGCTCGCTCGGCGCGCACCGCTTCTATCTGTACGGCTGGAAGGACCTCGCAGGCTGGGCACACCTGCTCGCGACGATCGTCGGCATTCCCGGCTTCCTGCTGCTCGCGGCATCGGGGCGGGCCGCCGCGCTTGGCTGGTGGCTCGCCGCGCCCGGCGCGATATCGCTGCTCGCCGCGTTTCTCGCGGCGCTCGTCTACGGACTGCGCGCCGACGACAAGTGGGACGCGCAATTCAATGCCGCGACGGGCCGCCAAAGCCGCTCCGGCTGGGGTGTCGTGTTCGTCGTCATCTTTTCGCTGCTGATCGGCGCATTCCTGCTGATGACCGGGCTCGCGCTCGCGTTCCAGACGTACTTCGAATCACAGGTCGAGGCCGCCAGGCAAATTTCGCAATGA